One region of Theileria equi strain WA chromosome 4 map unlocalized gcontig_1105316255039, whole genome shotgun sequence genomic DNA includes:
- a CDS encoding conserved hypothetical protein (encoded by transcript BEWA_053510A): MTENTAENMTEEKKEGKKPLDSQTLVRRAGMFMVGLTLLQTLYLGLNASRYTIKRFKIPDESVDLFITKVNNSLQISCFIGTILVNIYFWTCDSLQKYNYKISVVTNFLCFAAYLPLLHSFTSGGPQGHLTYYYYMITFSSFIYGVNQAFMLKVGVSEITYYSASIPLGGLEAAGFHLIFLSIAERINVSNIDHSIVVGQILLSIVMSFITFLLCACGYWSGPTPSTGAQNQSASENTSGHNSNESTQQSGQHAGQPPLKDMFKAWSPILMTALGLGIIYGIYPAIMPFKLARLESAYRLDLIFMISSAFPGIILCIISECTTWGPNHNWKNVNWNYTWFLAIPFVILPVIFILPLHYPYLSISMLIRNNIWFHGFLGFIYLYCHLILVTVGYSAAGTQVDFDKQYYDGNASAFNTLFAYFWLITISLIGHGYLKTYSKYEKDPDNWPTRHYGFWKSLWFWIPKALGGACTSLWATFSADVRGDILCKKEHLFIVYEDAPPDYE; the protein is encoded by the coding sequence ATGACTGAAAATACGGCTGAAAACATGACGGAAGAAAAGAAGGAAGGAAAGAAACCCCTTGACTCGCAGACGTTAGTAAGACGGGCTGGGATGTTCATGGTTGGATTGACATTGTTGCAGACACTATACCTTGGTTTGAATGCTTCTAGATACACGATCAAAAGGTTCAAGATTCCCGACGAGAGTGTTGATTTGTTCATCACAAAGGTCAACAATTCTCTCCAGATTTCGTGTTTTATAGGAACAATACTTGTGAATATCTACTTTTGGACCTGTGATAGTCTTCAAAAGTACAATTACAAAATATCAGTTGTTACAAACTTTCTTTGTTTTGCAGCCTACTTACCTCTTCTACACTCATTCACGAGCGGAGGCCCCCAAGGACATTTGACCTATTACTACTATATGATAACgttctcttccttcatctATGGTGTGAATCAGGCGTTTATGCTAAAGGTAGGAGTCTCTGAAATAACCTATTACAGCGCCTCTATTCCCCTTGGAGGTCTGGAAGCTGCAGGATTTCATctcatcttcctcagtATTGCAGAGAGGATTAATGTGAGCAATATAGACCATAGTATTGTTGTTGGTCAGATTCTACTTTCAATTGTCATGTCCTTCATCACTTTCCTGTTATGTGCATGCGGGTATTGGAGTGGTCCTACACCTAGCACAGGGGCACAGAATCAAAGCGCTAGTGAGAATACTAGTGGGCATAACAGTAATGAGAGTACGCAGCAATCTGGACAACATGCAGGACAGCCACCATTAAAGGACATGTTTAAAGCGTGGTCTCCAATTTTAATGACTGCTCTTGGGTTGGGTATAATTTATGGTATATACCCTGCTATTATGCCCTTTAAACTGGCAAGATTGGAAAGTGCATATAGACTTGATTTGATCTTCATGATATCTAGTGCGTTCCCTGGCATAATTCTCTGTATAATATCTGAATGCACAACCTGGGGACCAAATCACAATTGGAAAAATGTAAACTGGAACTATACCTGGTTTTTGGCGATCCCATTTGTGATACTCCCGGTCATTTTCATACTCCCACTTCACTATCCATATCTGTCAATATCAATGCTAATAAGAAACAACATCTGGTTTCATGGATTCCTGGGTTTCATATATCTCTATTGTCACCTCATTTTGGTCACTGTTGGATACTCTGCTGCAGGTACCCAAGTAGATTTTGATAAGCAATactatgatggaaatgCATCGGCTTTTAACACACTTTTCGCCTATTTTTGGCTAATCACAATATCGCTAATTGGACACGGTTACCTCAAGACTTACTCAAAATATGAGAAAGATCCAGACAACTGGCCTACCAGACACTATGGATTCTGGAAATCGCTATGGTTTTGGATTCCAAAGGCACTTGGTGGAGCATGCACTAGTCTATGGGCTACGTTCTCTGCGGATGTGAGAGGGGATATCTTATGCAAAAAGGAGCATCTATTTATTGTATATGAAGATGCTCCTCCTGACTATGAATAA